Proteins encoded by one window of Musa acuminata AAA Group cultivar baxijiao chromosome BXJ2-9, Cavendish_Baxijiao_AAA, whole genome shotgun sequence:
- the LOC135622898 gene encoding indole-3-acetaldehyde oxidase-like has product MERKLVFAVNGERFELAKVDPSITLLEFLRTRTRFTGPKLGCGEGGCGACVVLLSTYDPVSDQLKEFSVSSCLTLLCSINFCSVITSEGLGNTKDGFHPIHQRFAGFHASQCGFCTPGMCMSLFSALVNADKTSRSEPPCGFSKITKFEAEKAIAGNLCRCTGYRPIADVCKSFAADVDLEDLGLNTFWKKGAKDANVGRLPCHDQGKICTFPEFLKSEIKSSVDILDNSKNAGLPESQWYRPSSIRELYELLNSDSFSKSRVKLVVGNTGSGVYKENDLYDKYIDLKGIPELSVIRRDSEGISFGAAVTISRAIEVLKERKESELHSNKRLVFSKIADHMDKVASPFIRNMASLGGNLIMAQRSQFASDVATILLAAGSTVCLQMASERLVLSLESFLERPPCDDRTVLVSIHIPSWSSAIESSSGIDGCIVSEPTREANILFGTYRAAPRPLGNAVAYLNSAFLVHVTLDKISRDLIILNLHLAFGAYGTEHAIRARKVEKFLVGKVMTASVLLEAIKLLQETIIPKKGTPHSRYRSSLAVAFLFKFFQPLVKDLVVPEKNGPVDSSGVAAITEYPNSDINECADISSHRVSHSEQLNNPNVILSSKQLVEFSNDYHPVGEPIKKAGVEIQASGEAIYVDDIPSPKDCLFGAFVYSTTPLAWIKGITFNSTLASQKVVAYISINDIPKEGKNIGGSTNFGTEPLFADSLTVCAGQPLGIVVAETQRHANMAARQANVQYSTENLEPPILSIEEAVRRSSFFDVPPVFYPQKVGDLSKGMAEAEHKILSAEVKLGSQYYFYMETQTALAIPDEDNCIVVYSSSQCPETTQGVIAKCLGIPDHNVRVITRRVGGAFGGKAVRAIPVATACALAAFKLRRPVRMYLDRKTDMIMTGGRHPMKINYSVGFRSDGKITALHVDIFINAGITEDISPIMPHIIIGALKSYNWGAFSFDAKICKTNLPTKSSMRAPGDVQGSFIAEAVIEHVSSFLSMDATSVRKKNLHTHDSLVLFYEGSAGDAPEYTLPAIVDEVASSARYLDRLEIIRNFNSCNKWRKRGISLMPLVYRVALRPTPGKVSILSDGSIVVEVGGVEIGQGLWTKVKQMTAYALGQLSVDGTKDLLDKVRVIQADTLSMVQGGWTAGSTTSESSCEAVRLSCNILVSRLKTLKQSLEEKMGTVSWDTLISQANMQAVNLSASTYWVPDSSSMMYLNYGSALSEVEVDILTGGTTILRTDLIYDCGQSLNPAVDLGQIEGSFVQGIGFFMYEEHVENSDGLVVSDGTWTYKIPTIDNIPKQFNIKLMKSGHHEKRVLSSKASGEPPLLLAASVHCATREAIRAARVEFSSTNDPNSSPTTFQFDVPATMPVVKELCGLNNVEKYLEAFVSTHKKMEANHVLGTV; this is encoded by the exons ATGGAGCGGAAGCTGGTGTTCGCCGTCAACGGGGAGCGCTTCGAGCTCGCCAAGGTCGATCCTTCCATCACCTTGCTCGAGTTCTTGAGGACCCGGACCCGGTTCACGGGTCCCAAGCTGGGATGCGGCGAAG GTGGATGTGGAGCTTGTGTTGTTCTTCTTTCAACATACGACCCAGTTAGCGATCAACTGAAAGAATTTAGTGTTAGCTCGTGCTTGACGCTTCTTTGCAGTATAAATTTCTGTTCTGTTATAACCTCTGAGGGGCTTGGAAATACAAAGGATGGCTTCCATCCGATTCACCAAAGGTTTGCAGGATTTCATGCGTCACAGTGCGGGTTTTGCACACCTGGTATGTGCATGTCACTTTTTTCTGCCCTCGTTAATGCGGACAAGACCAGCAGGTCCGAGCCTCCTTGCGGGTTTTCAAAGATCACAAAGTTTGAGGCTGAAAAGGCTATTGCCGGCAATCTTTGTAGATGCACCGGCTATCGGCCCATTGCAGATGTCTGCAAGAGCTTCGCTGCTGATGTTGATTTGGAGGATTTGGGTCTGAATACATTCTGGAAAAAAGGGGCAAAAGATGCAAATGTTGGTAGGTTACCCTGTCACGACCAaggcaaaatctgcacatttcctgagTTCTTGAAATCTGAAATCAAGTCCTCAGTGGATATCTTGGACAATTCCAAGAATGCAGGCTTGCCAGAGAGTCAGTGGTATCGACCGTCCAGCATTAGAGAGCTCTATGAGCTTTTGAATTCTGACTCATTCAGCAAAAGTCGCGTGAAACTAGTTGTTGGTAATACAGGATCTGGTGTCTACAAGGAAAACGACCTGTATGATAAGTATATTGATCTCAAAGGGATTCCAGAACTATCAGTAATCAGAAGGGATAGTGAAGGTATCTCATTTGGGGCTGCTGTGACGATATCTAGAGCCATTGAAGTGctgaaggaaagaaaagaaagtgagcTGCACTCAAATAAAAGATTGGTCTTCAGCAAGATTGCTGATCATATGGATAAGGTGGCTTCACCATTCATTAGAAATATGGCAAGCCTAGGAGGAAATCTAATTATGGCACAAAGAAGCCAATTTGCCTCAGATGTTGCTACTATACTTCTTGCTGCTGGATCAACTGTTTGCCTTCAGATGGCTTCAGAAAGGCTAGTTCTTTCATTGGAGAGTTTTTTAGAAAGGCCTCCATGTGATGACAGAACTGTACTTGTAAGCATACATATTCCTTCTTGGAGTTCAGCAATTGAGTCATCTTCTGGAATTGATGGATGCATTGTTTCAGAACCTACGAGGGAAGCCAATATACTATTTGGAACATACCGAGCAGCCCCACGACCTCTTGGAAATGCTGTTGCTTATCTGAACTCTGCTTTCTTGGTTCATGTTACTTTGGATAAGATCTCCAGGGATCTTATTATACTTAATCTACACTTGGCCTTTGGTGCTTATGGCACTGAACATGCAATCAGAGCAAGGAAAGTTGAGAAATTTTTGGTGGGTAAAGTTATGACTGCCTCTGTTTTACTTGAAGCCATTAAATTACTTCAAGAAACCATTATACCAAAGAAAGGCACTCCTCATTCAAGATATAGATCAAGTTTGGCAGTTGCCTTTCTATTTAAGTTTTTTCAACCACTAGTTAAGGACTTGGTTGTGCCTGAGAAGAATGGTCCTGTGGATTCTTCTGGTGTTGCTGCAATCACTGAGTACCCAAATAGTGATATTAATGAATGTGCTGATATTTCATCTCATAGGGTATCACACTCGGAACAACTTAATAATCCTAATGTCATCTTATCTTCGAAGCAGTTGGTTGAATTTAGTAACGATTATCATCCTGTTGGTGAGCCTATAAAAAAAGCTGGAGTTGAAATTCAAGCCTCTG GTGAAGCTATTTATGTGGATGATATTCCTTCTCCCAAGGACTGCCTTTTTGGAGCATTTGTATACAGCACAACTCCTTTGGCTTGGATAAAAGGCATTACGTTCAACTCTACACTGGCATCGCAGAAGGTTGTTGCATATATTAGCATCAATGATATtccaaaagaagggaaaaatatcGGTGGTAGTACTAATTTTGGAACTGAACCATTGTTTGCTGACTCACTGACTGTTTGTGCTGGTCAGCCTCTTGGCATTGTG GTTGCAGAAACACAGAGACATGCTAACATGGCTGCTAGACAAGCAAATGTACAATATTCCACTGAAAACTTAGAACCTCCCATTCTATCTATTGAAGAAGCTGTTAGAAGATCGAGTTTTTTTGATGTCCCTCCAGTATTTTATCCTCAAAAGGTTGGAGATCTGTCCAAAGGAATGGCGGAAGCTGAGCACAAGATTCTCTCTGCTGAG GTTAAACTTGGTTCTCAGTACTATTTTTACATGGAAACACAGACAGCCCTTGCCATACCAGACGAAGATAATTGCATTGTGGTCTACAGTTCAAGTCAGTGTCCTGAGACTACACAAGGTGTCATTGCAAAATGCCTTGGAATACCAGATCATAATGTTCGTGTGATTACAAGAAGAGTCGGAGGAGCTTTTGGTGGGAAAGCTGTAAGAGCAATACCT GTTGCAACGGCATGTGCTCTTGCAGCGTTTAAGTTGCGCCGTCCTGTTAGGATGTACCTTGATCGCAAAACTGATATGATAATGACAGGAGGGCGTCATCCAATGAAAATAAACTACTCAGTTGGCTTCAGGTCTGATGGGAAAATCACAGCCTTGCACGTGGATATATTTATCAATGCGGGCATAACAGAAGATATTAGTCCAATTATGCCACATATCATTATAGGAGCACTAAAATCATACAACTGGGGTGCATTCTCTTTTGATGCTAAAATCTGCAAGACGAATCTTCCAACTAAATCATCCATGCGGGCTCCAGGAGACGTTCAGGGATCTTTTATTGCTGAAGCTGTTAtagaacatgtatcatcattcctCTCCATGGATGCCACTTCCGTTAGAAAGAAAAATCTCCACACCCATGATAGTCTTGTATTGTTTTATGAAGGCAGCGCTGGAGATGCTCCTGAATATACTCTACCTGCTATAGTTGATGAGGTGGCTTCATCTGCTCGCTACCTTGACCGTCTTGAAATAATCAGGAATTTCAATAGTTGCAATAAATGGAGAAAACGAGGAATTTCCTTGATGCCTTTAGTGTACAGAGTTGCATTAAGGCCAACACCAGGGAAAGTATCTATTCTAAGTGATGGCTCAATCGTTGTTGAAGTTGGAGGAGTTGAGATAGGTCAGGGGCTCTGGACAAAGGTGAAACAAATGACAGCATATGCCCTTGGACAACTATCGGTTGATGGAACCAAAGACCTTTTGGATAAGGTGCGGGTCATTCAAGCAGATACACTGAGTATGGTTCAGGGAGGCTGGACTGCTGGAAGCACCACGTCTGAATCAAGTTGTGAGGCAGTTCGTCTATCATGCAATATTCTAGTCAGCAGACTGAAAACTCTTAAGCAAAGTTTAGAAGAAAAAATGGGTACAGTCTCATGGGATACCCTTATCTCCCAG GCAAATATGCAAGCAGTTAATTTGTCAGCAAGTACTTACTGGGTTCCTGACAGTAGTTCTATGATGTATCTAAATTATGGATCTGCCTTAAGTGAG GTAGAGGTTGATATTCTTACTGGAGGTACTACTATATTGAGGACTGATCTTATATACGACTGTGGGCAGAGCTTGAATCCTGCTGTGGACTTGGGACAG ATTGAAGGTTCCTTTGTTCAAGGAATCGGTTTCTTCATGTATGAGGAGCACGTGGAAAACTCAGATGGCTTGGTGGTCTCAGATGGTACTTGGACATACAAAATCCCTACTATTGATAACATCCCAAAGCAGTTCAACATTAAGTTAATGAAAAGTGGGCATCACGAGAAGCGTGTTCTCTCTTCGAAAG CATCTGGGGAACCACCTTTGCTTCTAGCAGCTTCAGTCCATTGTGCAACAAGGGAAGCAATTAGGGCTGCTCGTGTCGAATTCTCTTCTACCAATGACCCAAATAGCTCTCCGACAACGTTCCAATTCGATGTTCCTGCAACCATGCCAGTGGTGAAGGAGCTCTGTGGCCTAAACAATGTGGAGAAGTACTTGGAAGCTTTTGTGTCTACGCATAAAAAAATGGAAGCCAATCATGTTTTGGGCACCGTGTGA
- the LOC135622899 gene encoding multiple C2 domain and transmembrane region protein 16-like — protein sequence MASMARKLVVEVMEAHDLLPKDGMGTSSPYVVVDFDGQRRKTQTVLRNLSPTWNEALEFNVIGPVDDAGEPVEVEVYHDRRVGPSRRNNFLGRVRIDSRKVVKKGEEAVESFPVEKKSFFSWVRGDIYLKVYYVDEPVPEPKPPAPPSEAAPKSDERPPPAEAVNVDAGKTDAPVTVQPTEATEQAPDTAAPESEKSPPPPPPPPEEPPVAAAETEKPKESDAPPPVTENGGTGNPAETAEANPSPLPEPSTEAPPPPPEPEMESTPNWGPQPRQMAPPARTPEAMERSKYDLVDKMQYLFVRVVRARKLPGNAKPHVRVAAYGRHVSTRTARRSVFFEWNQTFAFVRDASAAAADPSALEISVWDLPPFSDLKDEEEEHFLGGVRFDVTEVPLRDPPDSPLAPQWYRLEGGRGRGGDLMLASWVGTQADDSFPHAWKADAPTSHAGSHSKVYVSPKLWYIRATVIEAQDTVTSSIKEHAVYVRAALGFQVLKTRNAVSRNGAPPSWNEDLLFVEAEPFGEDQKLVISLELRHGKDAIVLGSASILLSTIERRVDDRKVASRWLDLLPTSEEAQAKKGRRPVHGGRLHLRVCFDGGYHVSDEPQHAESDYRPSARQLWRSPVGVVELGIIGCRGLLPVRTVDGKGTTDAYAVAKYGPKWARTRTAANSFDPAWNEQYTWPVYDPCTVLTVAVFDQSDDGKDATSRPMGKVRIRLSTLETNRIYRGSYPLVMLLPSGVKRMGEIELAVRFSRAGSALDLLHVYGQPMLPAMHHLRPIPAAQREPLRLAAARIVAAHLGRSEPSLQREVALWVLDAAAEPRGYSLRRVRANWYRIVAALSWVADVARWVEDTRAWRNPTTTLLVHGVLVLLVWFPELAAPTVAVHVAVVGAWRYRRRARGPVPHPCLRASQAEAVEREELDEEFDPVPSARGPEVVRARYDRMRGVAARFQAMLGDVAAQVERVQALVTWRDPRATGMFVALCFLLAVALYAVPARMAVVAAGFYYLRHPMFRDRLPPAAVNFYRRLPSLSDRII from the coding sequence ATGGCCTCCATGGCCAGGAAGCTCGTAGTGGAGGTGATGGAAGCTCACGATCTACTTCCAAAGGATGGCATGGGAACGTCGAGCCCGTACGTGGTCGTCGACTTCGACGGGCAGCGGAGGAAGACGCAGACGGTACTGCGCAATCTCAGCCCCACGTGGAACGAGGCCCTGGAGTTCAATGTCATCGGCCCCGTCGACGACGCCGGAGAGCCAGTTGAGGTCGAGGTGTACCACGACCGGAGGGTCGGGCCGAGCCGGAGGAACAATTTTCTTGGGCGGGTGCGGATTGACTCGAGGAAGGTGGTGAAGAAGGGGGAGGAGGCCGTCGAGAGCTTCCCGGTGGAGAAGAAGAGCTTCTTCAGCTGGGTCCGGGGCGACATCTACCTAAAAGTGTATTACGTTGACGAACCGGTTCCCGAACCGAAACCGCCCGCGCCGCCGAGTGAGGCCGCACCAAAGTCGGACGAGCGACCGCCCCCGGCTGAGGCTGTTAACGTGGATGCCGGAAAGACGGATGCACCGGTGACGGTGCAGCCGACGGAGGCTACTGAGCAAGCTCCCGATACAGCCGCGCCGGAATCAGAaaagtcgccgccgccgccgccaccaccaccagagGAGCCACCGGTAGCTGCAGCAGAGACCGAGAAGCCAAAGGAATCCGACGCTCCACCTCCAGTGACGGAGAATGGCGGCACGGGGAATCCAGCGGAGACGGCCGAAGCGAATCCGTCACCTCTGCCGGAGCCTAGCACGGAAGCTCCGCCTCCGCCACCGGAACCGGAGATGGAGTCCACCCCGAACTGGGGCCCCCAGCCCCGACAAATGGCGCCGCCGGCGCGAACCCCGGAGGCCATGGAGCGCAGTAAGTACGACCTCGTGGACAAGATGCAGTATCTGTTCGTCCGCGTCGTCCGGGCCCGGAAGCTTCCCGGCAACGCCAAACCTCACGTCCGGGTGGCCGCCTACGGTCGCCACGTCAGCACAAGAACCGCTCGGCGATCGGTCTTCTTCGAGTGGAACCAGACATTCGCCTTCGTGCGCGACGCCTCCGCCGCCGCGGCTGACCCATCCGCCCTCGAAATCTCCGTGTGGGATCTCCCCCCGTTCTCCGATCTcaaagacgaggaggaggagcacTTCCTGGGCGGAGTGCGATTTGACGTCACAGAGGTCCCACTGCGGGATCCTCCCGACAGCCCGCTGGCCCCGCAGTGGTACCGCCTCGAGGGCGGCCGCGGTCGCGGCGGCGACCTAATGCTCGCCTCATGGGTCGGCACACAGGCGGACGATTCCTTCCCCCACGCGTGGAAGGCCGACGCCCCGACGAGCCACGCCGGCTCCCACTCCAAGGTCTACGTCTCCCCCAAGCTCTGGTACATCCGTGCCACCGTCATCGAGGCCCAGGACACTGTGACGTCGTCCATCAAGGAACACGCCGTCTACGTCAGGGCAGCGCTTGGGTTCCAGGTGTTGAAGACGCGAAACGCCGTTAGCCGTAATGGCGCGCCGCCGTCGTGGAATGAGGATCTCCTCTTCGTGGAGGCCGAGCCCTTCGGTGAGGATCAGAAGCTGGTCATTTCCCTCGAGCTCCGCCACGGGAAGGACGCCATCGTGCTCGGGTCCGCTTCCATCCTGCTCTCCACCATCGAGCGCCGCGTGGACGACCGCAAGGTCGCCTCTAGGTGGCTCGACCTGCTGCCCACTTCCGAAGAAGCGCAGGCGAAGAAGGGGCGGAGGCCCGTCCACGGGGGCCGGTTGCACCTGCGGGTGTGCTTCGACGGTGGATACCACGTGTCCGACGAGCCGCAGCACGCCGAGAGCGACTACCGGCCGTCGGCGCGGCAGCTGTGGCGATCACCGGTGGGCGTCGTCGAGCTCGGGATCATCGGGTGCAGGGGCCTACTCCCCGTGCGGACTGTCGACGGAAAGGGGACTACCGATGCGTACGCAGTCGCCAAGTACGGGCCCAAGTGGGCGCGGACCCGCACCGCTGCGAACAGCTTCGACCCGGCCTGGAACGAGCAGTACACGTGGCCCGTCTATGATCCATGCACCGTCCTCACTGTGGCCGTTTTCGACCAATCGGACGATGGAAAGGACGCCACGTCGCGCCCGATGGGGAAGGTGCGGATCCGGCTCTCCACGCTGGAGACGAATCGGATCTACCGCGGATCCTATCCGCTAGTGATGCTGCTGCCCTCCGGGGTGAAGCGGATGGGGGAGATCGAGCTCGCCGTGCGCTTCTCCCGCGCCGGGTCCGCTCTGGACCTTCTCCACGTGTACGGCCAGCCGATGCTGCCGGCGATGCACCACCTTCGACCGATCCCGGCGGCGCAACGGGAGCCGCTCCGCCTCGCGGCAGCGCGGATCGTGGCGGCGCACCTGGGGAGGTCGGAGCCGTCGCTGCAGCGGGAGGTGGCGCTCTGGGTGCTGGATGCGGCTGCGGAACCGCGCGGGTACAGCTTGCGGCGGGTCCGCGCCAACTGGTACCGGATCGTGGCGGCGCTCTCGTGGGTGGCCGACGTGGCCAGGTGGGTCGAGGACACGAGGGCGTGGCGGAACCCAACGACCACCCTGCTGGTCCACGGGGTGCTGGTGCTGCTGGTGTGGTTCCCGGAACTGGCGGCGCCGACGGTGGCGGTCCACGTGGCGGTGGTCGGGGCGTGGAGGTACCGGCGGCGGGCGCGGGGTCCGGTGCCGCACCCGTGCCTGAGGGCGTCGCAGGCGGAGGCGGTGGAGCGGGAAGAGCTGGACGAGGAGTTCGACCCGGTGCCGAGCGCGCGGGGCCCGGAGGTGGTGCGGGCGCGGTACGACCGGATGCGAGGGGTGGCAGCGAGGTTCCAGGCGATGCTGGGGGACGTGGCGGCGCAGGTGGAGCGGGTGCAGGCGCTGGTGACGTGGAGGGACCCGCGGGCGACAGGAATGTTCGTGGCTCTGTGCTTCTTGTTGGCGGTGGCACTGTACGCCGTGCCGGCGAGGATGGCGGTGGTGGCGGCGGGGTTCTACTACCTGCGGCATCCCATGTTCCGGGACCGCTTGCCGCCAGCGGCCGTCAACTTCTACCGCCGCCTGCCGTCGCTGTCTGACAGGATCATATGA